A stretch of the Labilithrix sp. genome encodes the following:
- a CDS encoding PEGA domain-containing protein: MPLPPPLLLQRPTPIASERTSTRRALAVLATLAIVFGAPEARAQKAPPKKPAAPPKVEEPSPNDIAQELKLKGDAAFDAREFDEAAKAYEEAYEASKDPALLYNQGRAYQSMTRFPEALERIERFQAEASPALRARVPRLDELLAQLRAKVAVLDVRASVPSARVVVDTRVVGDVAGTGTFRVNAGRARVEITSDGYLPFTKDVDLAAGATTVVEAKLVSRKEGGILVVKSNTSGAAVAIDGKPSGQTPAELVLLAGPHSVTLSREGFRSVTASSVVDAGQTKELYVPLDKSAPIFEKWWFWTAAGAVVVVAGIVVVALVTEKGTPSGSIPPGQTSAPLISF; encoded by the coding sequence ATGCCCCTTCCCCCGCCCCTCTTGCTCCAACGACCAACCCCGATCGCCTCTGAGCGGACCTCGACGCGCCGTGCGCTGGCGGTCCTCGCGACGCTCGCGATCGTCTTCGGCGCGCCCGAAGCTCGCGCGCAGAAGGCGCCGCCGAAGAAGCCGGCCGCGCCCCCGAAGGTCGAGGAGCCGTCGCCGAACGACATCGCGCAGGAGCTGAAGCTGAAGGGCGACGCCGCGTTCGACGCGCGCGAGTTCGACGAGGCGGCGAAGGCCTACGAAGAGGCGTACGAGGCGTCGAAGGACCCCGCGCTCCTCTACAACCAGGGGCGCGCGTACCAGTCCATGACGCGCTTCCCGGAGGCGCTCGAGCGGATCGAGCGGTTCCAGGCCGAGGCGTCGCCGGCGCTGCGCGCGCGTGTCCCGCGGCTCGACGAGCTGCTCGCGCAGCTCCGGGCGAAGGTGGCGGTGCTCGACGTCCGCGCGTCGGTCCCGTCGGCGCGCGTCGTCGTCGACACGCGCGTCGTGGGCGACGTCGCGGGGACGGGGACGTTCCGCGTCAACGCGGGCCGCGCGCGCGTCGAGATCACGAGCGACGGGTACCTGCCCTTCACGAAGGACGTCGACCTCGCCGCCGGCGCGACCACCGTCGTCGAGGCGAAGCTCGTCTCGCGCAAGGAGGGCGGCATCCTCGTCGTGAAGAGCAACACGAGCGGCGCGGCGGTGGCGATCGACGGCAAGCCCTCCGGGCAGACGCCCGCCGAGCTCGTGCTGCTCGCCGGCCCCCACAGCGTGACGCTCTCGCGCGAGGGCTTCCGCTCGGTGACCGCGTCGAGCGTCGTCGACGCGGGGCAGACGAAGGAGCTCTACGTGCCGCTCGACAAGAGCGCGCCCATCTTCGAAAAATGGTGGTTCTGGACCGCGGCGGGCGCGGTGGTCGTCGTCGCCGGGATCGTCGTCGTCGCGCTCGTCACCGAGAAGGGGACGCCGAGCGGGAGCATCCCTCCGGGCCAGACGTCGGCGCCGCTCATCAGCTTCTGA
- a CDS encoding serine/threonine protein kinase, which translates to MVLHAGARQTPSAGETLGRKYRVLRPLGGGGMGVVLEAENVATGARVAIKLLRDTLSTDAESVSRFFREARATARLKSRFVVTIYDVDTDESGAPYIVMEFLEGRDLAAEIRSRPSIAVDELTAWLVQAAAGLARAHAAGIVHRDLKPANLFLVSEPANLVKVVDFGVSKMASESELTQSGDVLGTSHYMSPEQLRNSRTVDARADVWALGVVAYRALEGRMPFEGSSAEVIAKILGPDACTPIRRPDVPPAVRDAVMRALEKDPARRFPSVEALASAIAPFARRSAPVVEALESLPPPAQLAQLAPTTRQVLGSTLKLPPPAPPISSPGFAETEIVSVSPYVAPPKTRWPLVAAAIGATLVVAGSLAVGVVLVRRTHASAASPSSSAVEDERASPPPSAAAPEPEPAPPRLAPIDSAAPLASASSSDRSPRPKPPAPSSPSRSAHAPSPAPLAPTTNPDRL; encoded by the coding sequence GTGGTGCTGCACGCGGGGGCACGACAGACGCCCTCGGCGGGCGAGACCCTCGGACGAAAGTACCGCGTGCTCCGGCCGCTCGGCGGCGGAGGGATGGGGGTCGTGCTCGAGGCGGAGAACGTCGCGACGGGGGCGCGCGTCGCGATCAAGCTGCTGCGCGACACGCTCTCGACCGACGCCGAGAGCGTGAGCCGCTTCTTCCGCGAGGCGCGGGCCACCGCGCGCCTGAAGAGCCGGTTCGTCGTCACGATCTACGACGTCGACACGGACGAGAGCGGCGCGCCCTACATCGTGATGGAGTTCCTCGAGGGGCGCGATCTCGCGGCCGAGATCCGGTCTCGTCCCTCGATCGCGGTCGACGAGCTGACGGCGTGGCTGGTCCAGGCGGCGGCGGGCCTCGCGCGCGCGCACGCGGCGGGGATCGTGCACCGCGACCTCAAGCCGGCGAACCTCTTCCTCGTGTCGGAGCCGGCGAACCTCGTGAAGGTGGTCGACTTCGGCGTGAGCAAGATGGCCTCCGAGAGCGAGCTCACGCAGAGCGGCGACGTCCTCGGAACGTCGCACTACATGTCGCCCGAGCAGCTTCGCAACTCGAGGACGGTGGACGCGCGCGCAGACGTGTGGGCGCTCGGCGTGGTCGCGTACCGCGCGCTCGAGGGGCGGATGCCGTTCGAAGGCTCGTCGGCGGAGGTGATCGCGAAGATCCTCGGGCCCGACGCGTGCACGCCGATCCGTCGGCCCGACGTACCGCCCGCCGTGCGCGACGCGGTGATGCGCGCGCTGGAGAAGGATCCGGCGCGCCGCTTCCCCTCGGTGGAGGCGCTCGCGAGCGCCATCGCGCCGTTCGCGCGGAGGTCCGCGCCCGTCGTCGAGGCGCTCGAGTCGCTCCCGCCGCCGGCGCAGCTCGCGCAGCTCGCTCCGACGACGCGGCAGGTGCTCGGGTCGACGCTGAAGCTCCCGCCGCCCGCTCCGCCGATCTCGAGCCCGGGCTTCGCCGAGACCGAGATCGTGTCGGTCTCGCCGTACGTCGCGCCGCCGAAGACGCGATGGCCGCTCGTCGCGGCGGCGATCGGGGCGACGCTCGTGGTCGCCGGATCGCTCGCGGTCGGCGTCGTGCTCGTTCGCCGGACGCACGCGAGCGCGGCGTCGCCGTCGAGCTCGGCGGTCGAGGACGAGCGCGCGTCGCCGCCACCTTCCGCCGCCGCGCCGGAGCCGGAGCCGGCGCCGCCGCGCCTCGCCCCGATCGACTCCGCCGCTCCTCTTGCTTCTGCTTCGTCGAGCGACCGTTCGCCTCGGCCCAAGCCGCCGGCGCCCTCCTCTCCTTCTCGATCCGCCCATGCCCCTTCCCCCGCCCCTCTTGCTCCAACGACCAACCCCGATCGCCTCTGA
- a CDS encoding GNAT family N-acetyltransferase, producing the protein MTDFTVRSMEQRDLGAVGTLAGRLVRMHYEWDRLRFLTPVDPEEGYRRWFATQLDVEETMLLVAEDAEGVCGYVYARLEPRSYNDLLDACAWLHDILVDERARRRGIGEALVKETFARAKAKGAPRVVLLTAVQNAGAQRLFARCGFRNTMLEMTAELA; encoded by the coding sequence GTGACGGACTTCACGGTGCGGTCGATGGAGCAGCGCGATCTCGGGGCGGTCGGGACGCTCGCGGGGAGGCTCGTGCGGATGCACTACGAGTGGGACCGCCTCCGGTTCCTCACGCCGGTCGATCCGGAGGAGGGATACCGGCGGTGGTTCGCGACGCAGCTCGACGTCGAGGAGACGATGCTCCTCGTCGCGGAGGACGCCGAGGGCGTCTGCGGCTACGTCTATGCGCGCCTCGAGCCGCGGAGCTACAACGACCTCCTCGACGCGTGCGCGTGGCTGCACGACATCCTCGTCGACGAGCGCGCGCGCCGTCGCGGCATCGGCGAGGCGCTCGTGAAGGAGACGTTCGCGCGCGCGAAGGCGAAGGGCGCGCCGCGCGTCGTGCTCCTCACCGCGGTCCAGAACGCAGGCGCGCAGCGGCTCTTCGCGCGCTGCGGCTTCCGCAACACGATGCTCGAGATGACGGCCGAGCTCGCGTAG